TTGAAGTCCAAAAATAATGCTTTATTAAGTTCCTAAATGACGAATTataggaaattttaaatattaatattacttattatcaTTGGTCCATGTACCTGGTGCATTTTTTGTAATGGATTGCTATTATCTTCTGCGAGAGCTATATTTTAACAAGACGTAAAAGAATTTTCTGTTCGGAATTCTCAATTTTGGTACCTATAACAAGTAGCAAGCAAAAGATGTGTCGGTTTGATGATCCTGAAACATGAATTTTACTCTTGAAATCCATCAATAATGTGACCAGTCCTCAAAATACTTGGACATCCCGTTAAAATAAAGCGCCTcacaaaagtttaatttgatagcaatcattacaaaaatagtccAGGTTTTCCGGACGTGATGTAATATAATGATAGCAATTTTGTAGATAACATTGTCATGATCGtcgaatttaaatttgaatttttaaaatcaaatgtaaaaCAGGAAGTGTTTCAATGGTTTTATCTGTTGTTCGATGGatccaaataaaaattgtaattacatCTTTTctatgtgttattttttgtacaatataattgaattcaattatttttatgcaatgaAGTTTTGGAAGATATACAGTTCGAAtcgtttcaaaatgtattttacgaGGGAACAGaaatatgattgtttttttggtattaCTTAATGGTCcattaaaatgctttatttctgaaaattaaaacgCTATTCAGgtacgtttaaaaaaatattttacaaaaagggATCATTAAAAATGTGATTACGATACTAAAAGCATagatagattaataaaaaaaaaaacacctagtAAAATGTTAAGgtacgtatttattattaaaatacatcaatTCACAATGTAAATACAGATAAATCTACATGTAAAACATTCATTTtgacatacaaaaaatattagatattttttttatcttagcaCCACATGGTTCTGGCATTGCAATTTACTGGAGACAagttattcaatattatcatttattgaatttttttatatctatttaaatttattgcgtatctaaatatatatataggtacaagcttgtttttattttgtataaagtaAATGCGtaaactttttttgttcaaaaaatatatttaatattttaatagcttttcgcccgcggcttcgcccgcgtcgaggtcggttatatcgcgtttccacgAGAAcgcttcaaaagtccgggataaaaactatcctatgttctttctcaagtgcgagtctatctctgtactaaatttcattaaaatcggttcagtggtttagacgtgaaagcgtaacagacagacagacagacacagttactttcgcatttataatattagtagggattcttGCTCATTTGTCAAAGAACTGTCTCCAAGcaaaatttaatcttaaaacaaCCGCTAATTGAGCACAACTTTGTCTTTCCCTATGCCCTTTTAGTCCCTCTCTCACATAGCAATCGAGgcaagaaatatacaaaaacctatGGATGTATGGACcttcaaacaaaaaacctaAATATAACGGAATGTGTTAAATGtataacgtttttaaaaatCCGTATACATTTTCCGTGTCTTGCCTCAACTGCTAGGTATATCATtcaacttatattaaaatatttacacctAATATTAGTGTTGCCAGATGAGAAAAAGCAGAAGAAATGATTCAATAACCTTTACCTagattatttaaactaaattaaagtgTTGCTAGTTCAAATATATgcatttacacaaaattatatattttaaacaattgttaatttttattgttaagaagcgttaaaaatgattttggcACAtgttagttaaattatatttaaattgtaaattcaaCAAAGAAGGTCAttgatatttactttaattttgtaCATAATGATAGTATGTagaattgatatttattacaataacaataactttaaagtaggtcaaaaatattgtttataaactttGTGAAAATCTTATACCTTTGTATACCATTCACAGATTTTTCGGTATCGGTATTGGCGAAAATATTGGTGACTTTCAACATGCATTAGAAAAAATAGTCTTACTATGCAGATACGAAGAAAATATTctggtaaaaaatattcaagcacaaatatttctattaaattataataacgtatgtattacattaattatgtcACAAAAACAGGTAGTTAGTCACAAATGACTGGTAcaactctaaaaataataaaagaaattcaataaaaaggCAGTGAAGATATCACTTAAGCAACTTTGAGCATAACGCACTAcaaatattcatttcaatatattttcttgattCATTGCTAATTACATCAATTCTTGATATTTcttacaatttacaatattgCGTACAACGCCATCTTTTGGATAGCTCAGATAAACTGCGTAGCGCCATCTATCAGTTGGGCCCGGATTTACTTGGCTATTTTGTAAGATATTCTTATTCGCGCCATTCTCGAGATGCCTGGAAGGTTCTCACCTCAGATGATGTGAACGTTGTTAATCCTTGTGGTCCTGAGAATAAAAACGACTTACTTAATCTTCCTATTTCATATAACCAACGCAATATTCTTCATTGATATAGAAAAGTTTGAATTTCACCAGTACACATTAAAATACAGTAATGCTGCATTCAGATGTCCTCAATATTTTAACTAGAATCAATTAAGATCGTGTCTATTAtctgatataatttaataaaaaaacgggccaacattttatagaaattatacTGCCACATATCTTAAAATCGAAACCACAAAAGTGTAATGTGTTACCTCTGACTCTGCGGCCTGGTGTTGGAGTGACGTCACCTTCCGGAGCCGTCCACTGCTCCACGACCTCGGTGGCGGAGCGCGCCAGAGACGGCTGGCTCACCGACCGGTGCAAGGAGTGGCGGGACCAGCCCCTGGATATACGGATTATATTGTtagttttgtaatgattttCTGGCAGTTCAGATCtttatttcataacaattaGCCCCTAAGTTTTACAACATAGATGTGAATCCTTATTTTTTACAACCATGGTAATTTCTGATGCACGTTAAATTAGAAATTGTGGAAGTGCCAAATAGAATCGTTTCTACATTTTCCCATTTCTTTCAAAAGTTCTGCCGCGGTTCACAAAATGCTGTCTAAAACTGCACTACTGTTAAACAACTCACTGGTTCTGGTGGAAGGGATGTTCAGAATCACTATCGTCGTCGTAGTAGCGCCCGAGCTGCGTGCCCGCAGACACCTCGGAGTGCGTGTCCGCCTGCTCGCGCGCGTAGTCCACCATCATCTCAGACATCGACCTGGAAAGGCATTAATAGTAGATAAGTATGTATTCGATGTTAAGATAGGCACCTGTAATAAACCTCACTTAGTAACTCACTAAAAGACAAAACCTTTCTTTTTCTCCCTCTACATGTGCTGATAGAAATGAGTTCTGTCAAAAAGAGTCGAGTTCTTTACGACACCTTTTCAATATCTAGTAACAACATAGAAGGCAGTGCTACTTTTTTCCTAGACAGATTTTACAATATAGTTTCAAGGCTCATCTTTAGATGATAGTTCCACCCACCTCATATCAACGTGGTCGCTGCGGTAGGAGGACCTTCGCGACCTCTGAGGGTCCCTCAAAGAGGTGGCATCACTGTCGTACTCGTACAACGTCGGCAGGGAGCTGCGTCGGGAGCGGGAGTCCCACTCGGTCTTCTTGCGGTAACGGTtctaaacaacataaaaaacttacataagagagtttttttaaatgagagTCCATTGTGGAAAATGGGAAAagaattattaaacaaaatggcTGAACAGCGATTTATCGATACAGCCTTAaaagagtcaataaaataaatcaaaaccgCTGCACGTAAAGTATTTTCAGACAGTTATATTTCTTCAACCTATGTATCGAATCACAAGCATAGTGCTGTAGTTTGTATAAGAAATGGATAAAGAACTTTTTTTCGAAGTACATTCTTTCAGTTATGCGTCTTCAACCTATATATCTAACTTTTACCTTGGGTTTATCCGGAGGCGGTGCCAAAATACGGATGATGACTTCCCATTTCGGTGGAGCATACAACGGTGCGAACCGGTGATCATGAGCGACCCTGGTGAACTCCTCGCGAGTGCTGGAGCGCGCCAGCTCTCTCCTGAGGGTGCTCTCGTGGGTGATCAGCTCACGCCAACGGAGACGCTCTTCACGAGTCAGGCGGTAGTTGCGTTCGGATTCTGCTAATATCTGGAAAGATTTTGTggtaacaaattttgtttttttttttagaatcagATTATCTCATATTTTCTTTCTGGACTAGTAGAACTTTCATTGgtagttttagattttttctacaaataaaatctaGAAAAGCTCTTAGTTAATACTATTCAGagaaataagatttaattacCCGCCCATTAAGTATGTAGTTTCGAAAACGGCgaaattaaaagtagttttaggtAGAGATGAATTTAATGTCTAGAAACAAATAAGGAGCTTTAGTTTCTTACTTCATCTTGAGCTTCGGTCTTCAATACTCTAGTCAGAACGCTCCAGTTCGATGGCACTGGTGGTGCTGGGGTGGGTTCTGGTACGTCTTCATCATCCTCGTCCCTGAACAGTGGGTTGCGGGCTGGAGGCAGTTCCGGCAGTAAGGGAAGGTCGGAGGACGGAGGCGGCTGGTATGATTGGCCGGTCTGTTTAATCAGCTCGGGGGAGAACAGGTCTGGGCCGCCTTTACCtgggtaataaaaaaatatgtttttgaaatattgcaCGTATCGTTATCGTTGTGATACggtatgataaaaaaattagtGCGAAGCAACgtaaaagaaattcaatttcaattggTCAAAATTTGTACTCCACTCAGATAAAGAAAACCTAATAAAAACACGAGTCTATCCCTCAAGACGTTAGACAACAAATTTAAGTCGGGGATGTAAGCAGTCCACGTTACCCATCAATGGGTCATTCATTCAAATACAAGACAACAGCTTACCAATATACTTCTGCGGCGGCAACGACAGCGGGACCCTCTCCATCTTGGGCGTCAGCGTCATTCCGGACGCGGAGCTGATGTCTGAGAAGTTCTCCCACTGCGCTTCAGGCACCGTGTGGTTCCGGATCGTCACGTCGAAGTGTGGTGGCGGCTGCGGCACCTGCTTGTACTCCGTCACCAGACGCTTGTGACGTTCAATGTCTTCTATCGTCTTCTTCTCCGTGATCGTACGGAGGAATACGTCGTCGACTACATGCGATGTGATCTCTGGTTTCCTGCGAAATTGTGGGTAGCATTATTGAACTGAAATGGGATGATGATAGTTAAGAATTTTCCATAAACTAACTCAAATATTCAGTCTGCAGTCTGCAACCTAAAGACAACCTTTAGaaatttatacattattacttttgataaaaacatattctcaattaaaacaaaaagagagGTCATTTTTCAAAgtcatcatttatttaatgactatCAGGTATGCAGCTGATGTAACGTAAGGTATATAATTTATGGAGATCAAATTCCTATGAACCAATAGGTCAACATACTAATTATAGTATTTTGACTGGGCACACATCTAAAGAATGACTAACGTAATGCATCTCAACATTAGAGCCCTTAGCTTGGCAACATGCTGGCTGATGAACTATGACTAAGCATCAGGTCCACCATGGACTCAAAAAGGACAAGTAGGTATATCTCACCTGGCGGGCATGATAGGTGTCTCTGGGATCGGCTCGAGGCTCTCCATCAGCATCTCCTGCTCTTCGGTCTCCAGACGCTCTCTCATCATAGGAGGTGGCGGAGGAGGTTTCTGTATAAAACACGcttattttaattcaagaaCTGACCTGGCATACAAGACTTCTTTAAGAACATTTAATAatcaattgaaataatttctaatGAGACAAAAACCCtactattttctttgttttgagcCAATATACGACGTATACAACAACTGGCTTGCATGTACATATATACAAAAGCAGCCTCCTACAATACAATACAAGCTACAGCTACACAGACATGATAATCAACAGGGGCTTAGCGAAGACTACATTTGTTCATGAATCAACAGACGATATAGAAGATTATTATGAGGAAAAAGAGAAACTGTTTTGCGCCCGTCTAACCATCATTGGAATTCTTTCAATCTTAATAAACCTTGAGGACCTTGATAGCTGCAATGATGCACTATCGTGTACTTGGCACCCAGATAGGGTATTTTGGGCTGGTGGCGGATCAAATTGAAAGGAGAGTAACCTTCTTTCCTTCCCCAAAAAAAAGACTTGGTGTATTGTAATCTTACCTTGATATGGAACATCCTGGCGTGGGACCTGTCAGTGACCTCGGTCACTGAGTGAGTATCAGTCATCTCAGTGTTGAGCGACACGATGGAGCGCGGCCGACGCACCCAGTCCTGGTTAGCCACGGGTGACCGACGGATTATTATGATGATGAGGTGTATTGCAACGTGTTACGAATTAATATGTGGTTTTAAAGTGCACACAgtgatcaattattttattttttctgattgctgatttaattttagactaGATTGATAGAATGTTCTTTTTAGTTGTGAACGTTTGAAATTTTGGATTATACGTCtgagacgatttttttttaatgtgtagtTAAGGTTCGTGCGATTTGATCGGTGCGTGTTAAAATATAACTAGTTATCAAAtgagattattaaaattaccaaaaaagtACTGAAGAAATTGTTAGACGAAGGAGGATTCATGATACATGTGACCTCTCACAAGCCTTCATTTACTTCTTTAACCAAAGATTTTTAACACAAAAGACAGATGccgtcaacatttttttatctccTTCTCCGTCTACCGTTTCTCCTTTCAGAGTTCTTCATTAAACATGTCCTCCACCAAAATCAGTCTACCCTGGTCTTACCTGCTTGTCTCTAGACACCTGTGAGTAGACCGCGGGTGGTCTGGGCGGTCTCTCAGGCGGCGGCAGCTGAGAGGCTCGTGCTGGGAGAGGCAGAGCCACTGGTGATACTGTGCGCACTGATTCTTGGCGCTCGTGCTCTTCAGACATCATTGTTTGTCTGGAGGATGAAAACGTTGCTTATAATCTTGAATAAGTTACTAGggcgtaaaatattattttataaaaacaatatgggacagctatttcaagttaaatgaaaaagaagaacaaaattgtttcatctagtccgaagttctaaggcagaatagaataaataataataataataactcatAGCTTAATT
The genomic region above belongs to Trichoplusia ni isolate ovarian cell line Hi5 chromosome 5, tn1, whole genome shotgun sequence and contains:
- the LOC113494578 gene encoding uncharacterized protein LOC113494578 isoform X2; the encoded protein is MALFWCVVACALAAACAQSNYGSQANNIEYQGEGLPEQTVLDGKVTKLDDLSPVIFLNRTKAALNCAAGSMQIELKFNEKFYGIAYADFDRNSACQVVGKGALSYKLELPLKGCGTKQEPLRVFTNNIVVRFHPGLEMDGDEVITIVCRYPPPIVPKPVFNPLIFTPEAGPLPAKAPLAGTHILMIICAILFLTLLLLGLGVSYLCLRRRALPAPRRFIDDSSASIVSRESIQEVKIPRAHPVYPVTAEAASVASDTIPSDYPSETPSEAEQAHTNAAFMMDESYHSEGYGETREALASNARLVSGAAPAFDVRVRVQRPPAPPSPLSTITLTETDGGSIRQTMMSEEHERQESVRTVSPVALPLPARASQLPPPERPPRPPAVYSQVSRDKQKPPPPPPMMRERLETEEQEMLMESLEPIPETPIMPARKPEITSHVVDDVFLRTITEKKTIEDIERHKRLVTEYKQVPQPPPHFDVTIRNHTVPEAQWENFSDISSASGMTLTPKMERVPLSLPPQKYIGKGGPDLFSPELIKQTGQSYQPPPSSDLPLLPELPPARNPLFRDEDDEDVPEPTPAPPVPSNWSVLTRVLKTEAQDEILAESERNYRLTREERLRWRELITHESTLRRELARSSTREEFTRVAHDHRFAPLYAPPKWEVIIRILAPPPDKPKNRYRKKTEWDSRSRRSSLPTLYEYDSDATSLRDPQRSRRSSYRSDHVDMRSMSEMMVDYAREQADTHSEVSAGTQLGRYYDDDSDSEHPFHQNQGWSRHSLHRSVSQPSLARSATEVVEQWTAPEGDVTPTPGRRVRGPQGLTTFTSSEVRTFQASREWRE
- the LOC113494578 gene encoding uncharacterized protein LOC113494578 isoform X1; translation: MALFWCVVACALAAACAQSNYGSQANNIEYQGEGLPEQTVLDGKVTKLDDLSPVIFLNRTKAALNCAAGSMQIELKFNEKFYGIAYADFDRNSACQVVGKGALSYKLELPLKGCGTKQEPLRVFTNNIVVRFHPGLEMDGDEVITIVCRYPPPIVPKPVFNPLIFTPEAGPLPAKAPLAGTHILMIICAILFLTLLLLGLGVSYLCLRRRALPAPRRFIDDSSASIVSRESIQEVKIPRAHPVYPVTAEAASVASDTIPSDYPSETPSEAEQAHTNAAFMMDESYHSEGYGETREALASNARLVSGAAPAFDVRVRVQRPPAPPSPLSTITLTETDGGSIRQTMMSEEHERQESVRTVSPVALPLPARASQLPPPERPPRPPAVYSQVSRDKQDWVRRPRSIVSLNTEMTDTHSVTEVTDRSHARMFHIKKPPPPPPMMRERLETEEQEMLMESLEPIPETPIMPARKPEITSHVVDDVFLRTITEKKTIEDIERHKRLVTEYKQVPQPPPHFDVTIRNHTVPEAQWENFSDISSASGMTLTPKMERVPLSLPPQKYIGKGGPDLFSPELIKQTGQSYQPPPSSDLPLLPELPPARNPLFRDEDDEDVPEPTPAPPVPSNWSVLTRVLKTEAQDEILAESERNYRLTREERLRWRELITHESTLRRELARSSTREEFTRVAHDHRFAPLYAPPKWEVIIRILAPPPDKPKNRYRKKTEWDSRSRRSSLPTLYEYDSDATSLRDPQRSRRSSYRSDHVDMRSMSEMMVDYAREQADTHSEVSAGTQLGRYYDDDSDSEHPFHQNQGWSRHSLHRSVSQPSLARSATEVVEQWTAPEGDVTPTPGRRVRGPQGLTTFTSSEVRTFQASREWRE